The Pseudoliparis swirei isolate HS2019 ecotype Mariana Trench chromosome 1, NWPU_hadal_v1, whole genome shotgun sequence genome has a window encoding:
- the necap1 gene encoding adaptin ear-binding coat-associated protein 1 codes for MSHNHDSHINNSRIKMAAEGEYESILCVKPDVNVYRIPPRASNRAYRAADWKLDSPDWTGRMRITAKGHVAFVKLEDKVSGELFAQAPINEYPGGDMETVSDSSRYFVLRIQDDNGRSAFIGVGFGDRGDAFDFNVSLQDHFKWVKQQHEFSKNAELGETGPKLDLGFKDGQTITLNIGQGKKRDKPRPLSSGGFGLLPPPPGGKVAPPPLSGSSNHNTVPQTGDMATGCLLELDSSNSNTVVQSNTGVQSNADSDLWGDFSAPASSVPATSQLQNWMQF; via the exons ATGAGTCACAACCACGACTCCCACATCAATAACAGTCGAATCAAGATGGCGGCCGAGGGCGAGTACGAGTCGATCCTGTGCGTGAAGCCCGATGTCAACGTCTACCGCATCCCGCCGCGCGCTTCAAACCGCGCGTACAG GGCAGCAGACTGGAAGCTGGATTCTCCAGACTGGACCGGACGCATGAGGATCACCGCCAAGGGCCACGTGGCCTTCGTCAAGCTGGAGGACAAGGTCTCAG gggagctGTTCGCCCAGGCGCCCATCAATGAGTATCCTGGCGGCGACATGGAGACGGTCAGCGACTCCAGCCGCTACTTCGTGCTGCGGATACAGGATGACAACG GTCGGAGCGCCTTCATCGGAGTCGGCTTCGGGGACCGAGGGGACGCCTTCGATTTCAACGTGTCTCTGCAGGACCACTTCAA gtggGTGAAGCAGCAGCACGAGTTCAGTAAAAATGCCGAGCTCGGGGAAACGGGACCGAAGCTGGATTTGGGCTTTAAAGACGGACAGACCATCACGCTGAACATCGGG CAAGGTAAAAAGAGGGATAAACCCCGCCCACTCAGCTCAGGTGGGTTTGGACTCCTCCCACCACCGCCTGGAGGCAAGGTGGCCCCACCCCCTCTGTCGGGCTCATCCAATCACAACACGGTCCCCCAGACGGGGGACATGGCGACAG GATGCCTGTTGGAGCTGGACAGCAGCAACTCCAACACGGTGGTTCAGTCCAACACGGGGGTTCAGTCCAACGCCGACTCAGATCTTTGGGGGGACTTCTCCGCTCCTGCGAG CTCCGTTCCAGCGACGTCACAACTGCAGAACTGGATGCAGTTCTGA